Proteins co-encoded in one Arachis hypogaea cultivar Tifrunner chromosome 13, arahy.Tifrunner.gnm2.J5K5, whole genome shotgun sequence genomic window:
- the LOC112738371 gene encoding auxin response factor 19: protein MKAPSNGFLPNSGEGEKKTINSELWHACAGPLVSLPPIGSLVVYFPQGHSEQVAASMQKEADFVPSYPNLPSKLICMLHNVVLHADPETDEVYAQMTLQPVNKYDKEAILASDMGLKQNQQPTEFFCKTLTASDTSTHGGFSVPRRAAEKIFPPLDFSMQPPAQEIVAKDLHDSTWTFRHIYRGQPKRHLLTTGWSVFVSTKRLFAGDSVLFIRDEKQQLLLGIKRANRQQPALSSSVISSDSMHIGILAAAAHAASNNSPFTIFYNPRASPSEFVIPLAKYNKAMYTQVSLGMRFRMMFETEESGVRRYMGTITGVSDLDPVRWKNSQWRNLQVGWDESTAGERPSRVSIWDVEPVVTPFYICPPPFFRPKFPKQPGMPEDESDIENAFKRAMPWLGDELGMKDASSSIFPGLSLVQWMSMQQQNNQFAAAQSGFFPPSMLSSNTLHGNLNNNDQSKILNFQAPVLSAPNLQFNKPNLPNQVNQLQQSMTSWPQQLQQPQQQQQQKLQSLLQSPVNQLQPQQQQQQRQQQLPEPQNLSQSQQQQPQLPQQRTQQLQQPQQQPPPPQQHQPQQSCQQPIMNNRVVTSNQCVQVPQPVTYSQLQQQQLVSGSMPTQQSIQPANKNAMLMTSLPLDSQFQQPIDQQTSLLQRQQQQPTQLQQSPLQFLQQSTSQRALQQLQGTQMSQQNASEQQLQLQLLQKLQQQQQQQQQQQLISTSSPLLQSQLLQQKNTHLANQQLPQLPQSQHQPQQLGNNSFPMEKLLNSNSFSSSSLMQSQQLSVNQPTLNAQKSVITSRAPSSLTDVDVPSCSTSPSTNTCQISPPNLMKRNQQAPTTFGGMSVVEPTNNLVQELHNKSDMQIKHELSGIKGPDQLKYKGTISDQLEASSSGTSYCIDPGSIHQNFQLPNFCMDGDVQSHPRQNLPFASNLDGLAADTMLSRGYDSQKDLQNLLANYGGAPRDIETELSTAAISSQSFGVPNMPFKPGCSSDIPMNDAGVLNNGLWANQTQRMRTYTKVQKCGSVGRCIDVTRYKGYDELRHDLARMFGIEGQLEDPQRTEWKLVYVDHENDILLVGDDPWEEFVSCVQSIKILSSAEVQQMSLDGDLGQVPIPNQACSGTEGGNAWRGQYDDNSAASFNR from the exons ATGAAGGCTCCTTCCAATGGTTTCTTGCCTAATTCTGGCGAAG GAGAAAAGAAAACAATCAATTCAGAGTTATGGCATGCTTGTGCTGGACCATTGGTTTCTTTACCTCCTATTGGAAGTCTTGTGGTTTATTTCCCTCAAGGACACAGCGAACAA GTTGCAGCATCCATGCAAAAGGAGGCCGACTTCGTACCAAGTTACCCGAACCTTCCATCCAAGTTGATTTGCATGCTTCACAATGTTGTCCTTCAT GCTGATCCTGAAACTGACGAGGTTTATGCTCAAATGACCCTTCAACCTGTAAATAAA TATGATAAGGAAGCAATACTGGCATCCGACATGGGTCTCAAGCAAAACCAGCAACCTACTGAATTCTTTTGCAAAACTCTCACAGCTAGTGACACAAGCACTCATGGTGGATTTTCTGTGCCTCGTCGAGCAGCCGAAAAAATATTCCCACCTCTG GACTTTTCGATGCAACCTCCGGCTCAGGAGATTGTTGCGAAGGATTTGCACGATAGTACATGGACATTTAGGCATATTTATCGCG GACAACCAAAGAGGCACTTGTTGACTACTGGATGGAGTGTCTTTGTTAGCACGAAAAGGCTATTTGCCGGAGATTCTGTTCTTTTCATTAG AGATGAAAAACAGCAACTTCTTTTAGGTATAAAGCGCGCTAATAGGCAGCAGCCGGCACTCTCTTCGTCGGTAATATCCAGCGACAGCATGCACATTGGCATTCTTGCTGCTGCAGCTCATGCTGCTTCAAATAACAGCCCTTTTACCATATTTTATAATCCAAG GGCAAGCCCGTCGGAATTTGTGATTCCGTTGGCCAAGTACAACAAGGCCATGTACACTCAAGTTTCTCTTGGTATGAGATTTAGAATGATGTTTGAGACTGAGGAGTCTGGAGTACGCAGATATATGGGTACAATCACCGGCGTTAGTGACTTGGATCCGGTCCGATGGAAAAACTCACAGTGGCGCAATCTTCAG GTTGGTTGGGATGAATCAACAGCTGGGGAGCGCCCAAGCAGAGTTTCGATCTGGGATGTTGAACCAGTAGTTACTCCTTTCTACATTTGTCCTCCTCCATTTTTTAGGCCGAAATTCCCAAAGCAACCAGGAATGCCAG AAGACGAGTCTGACATAGAAAATGCTTTTAAGAGAGCTATGCCCTGGCTTGGAGATGAACTTGGCATGAAGGATGCTTCAAGCTCAATCTTTCCTGGTTTGAGTTTAGTGCAATGGATGAGCATGCAGCAGCAGAACAATCAGTTCGCCGCCGCCCAATCCGGATTTTTCCCGCCATCTATGCTTTCATCCAATACACTCCATGGCAACCTTAACAATAATGATCAATCCAAGATATTGAACTTCCAAGCCCCAGTCCTCTCTGCACCAAATCTTCAATTCAACAAACCTAATCTACCCAACCAAGTCAACCAACTGCAGCAATCTATGACATCATGGCCCCAACAGCTGCAGCAgccacagcagcagcagcagcagaagcTGCAGTCATTGTTGCAATCGCCAGTAAACCAGCTTCAgccacagcagcagcagcaacagagGCAACAGCAGCTGCCGGAGCCACAAAACTTGTCGCAGTCACAGCAACAGCAGCCCCAACTGCCTCAACAGAGAACACAGCAGCTGCAACAACCACAGCAGCAGCCGCCTCCACCGCAGCAACACCAACCTCAACAGTCATGTCAACAGCCAATTATGAATAATCGGGTAGTTACTTCTAATCAGTGTGTTCAAGTTCCACAACCGGTAACCTATTCTCAGCTTCAGCAACAGCAATTAGTCTCCGGAAGCATGCCGACACAACAAAGTATCCAACCTGCCAAcaagaatgcaatgctaatgacATCCTTGCCATTAGACTCGCAATTTCAGCAACCGATAGATCAGCAAACTAGTCTCTTACAGAGGCAGCAGCAACAACCGACACAGTTGCAACAATCTCCATTGCAGTTCTTGCAACAAAGCACATCGCAGAGGGCATTGCAGCAACTTCAAGGGACTCAAATGTCACAGCAAAACGCCTCAGAGCAACAGTTACAGTTACAGCTGCTGCAGAAACtgcaacagcagcagcagcagcagcagcaacagcaaCTTATTTCAACATCTAGTCCACTATTGCAGTCACAGCTTCTGCAGCAAAAAAATACTCATCTGGCAAACCAGCAACTACCGCAGCTGCCTCAATCGCAGCATCAACCTCAACAGCTAGGAAATAATTCATTCCCAATGGAGAAGCTTCTCAACAGCAACAGCTTCTCTTCTTCGTCTCTAATGCAGTCGCAACAGCTTTCGGTGAACCAACCAACCCTGAATGCACAGAAATCAGTTATAACTAGTAGAGCTCCTTCTAGTCTTACCGATGTAGACGTCCCGTCATGCTCGACTTCACCGTCTACTAATACCTGCCAGATATCTCCACCAAATCTCATGAAAAGAAATCAACAAGCACCAACCACATTTGGGGGAATGTCGGTTGTTGAGCCGACTAATAATTTGGTGCAAGAGCTTCATAATAAGTCTGATATGCAGATAAAACATGAATTATCCGGCATAAAAGGGCCTGACCAGCTTAAGTATAAAGGCACAATCAGTGATCAGCTGGAAGCTTCTTCGTCCGGAACATCTTACTGTATTGATCCGGGTAGCATCCACCAGAACTTCCAACTTCCAAACTTCTGCATGGATGGTGATGTTCAATCGCATCCTAGACAAAATCTACCATTTGCCTCCAATCTTGATGGACTAGCAGCGGATACCATGCTCTCAAGAGGTTATGACTCTCAAAAAGATCTTCAAAACTTGCTGGCTAACTATGGTGGTGCTCCAAGAGACATCGAAACAGAGCTGTCCACTGCCGCCATCAGCTCGCAGTCATTTGGGGTGCCAAACATGCCTTTCaagcctggttgctcaagtgatATTCCCATGAACGATGCTGGGGTTTTGAATAATGGCTTATGGGCTAACCAGACTCAGAGAATGCGAACATACACTAAG GTTCAAAAATGTGGTTCTGTTGGAAGATGTATCGACGTCACGCGATACAAAGGATATGATGAACTCCGCCACGATTTGGCTCGAATGTTCGGGATTGAAGGGCAGCTAGAAGATCCTCAAAGGACCGAGTGGAAACTAGTATATGTGGATCATGAGAATGACATTCTTCTTGTTGGTGATGACCCGTGGGA AGAATTCGTAAGCTGTGTTCAGAGCATAAAGATATTGTCGTCCGCCGAGGTGCAACAAATGAGTTTGGATGGGGATTTAGGCCAAGTTCCAATCCCTAATCAAGCATGTAGTGGCACGGAAGGTGGCAATGCATGGAGGGGACAGTACGACGATAACTCTGCCGCCTCATTTAATCGATAA